Genomic segment of Paenibacillus polymyxa:
TTGCTCTAACACGTCAATTCCTCCAGTTTTCCACTAGATTATCTACAGCAGCCTGTTCAATCGCCAGGCCTTGTGTGTAGCGTTCCATGAATGCTTCAAATCCCTTAACGTCGGAACTGTCGGGAGAAATTTCTTGCCCCTCAGCATCTCTAAATACTTTTTGGTCGAGGAAGTCTTCCAGACTTTCTTGTTGATCCTTGTTCATCATGTAAGAAGCCAGAATAGCAATCCCCCACGCCCCACCTTCTCCAGCTGTTGACATCACTGATACCGGGACATTCATGGCAGCCGCAACAATTTTTTGTCCGACGATAGGGGTTTTAAATAAACCACCGTGAGCCAGAATGCTGTCAATTGCGACATTTTCTTTCTTTGTCAAAATATCCATTCCGATTTTCAAAGCAGCAAACGCAGTGAAAAGATGAGTCCGCATGAAATTGGCCAAATTGAAATGGCTTTCAGGAGAGCGGACAAACAATGGCCGGCCTTTCTCTATTCCGGTGATATTCTCCCCTGACAAATAGCCATAGCTGAGTAAACCGCCGCCATCTGGATCTGCTTCCAAAGCCTTGTTCAGCAGCACACTGAACAATTGATTCGGATCCGCCTTTTGCCCCATTGCCTCAGAGAATTCTCGGAACAATCCCAGCCAAGCATTGATATCACTTGAACAGTTGTTGGCATGAACCATTCCGACCGGATTACCATTCGGTGTAGTCACCAGATCAATTTCCGGATATACCGCTGAAAGGTCCTTCTCTAATACAAGCATGGCAAAAACCGAGGTTCCCACAGAGACATTGCCCGTCCGTTTTCTCACACTATTCGTAGCGACCATCCCTGTTCCCGCATCACCTTCTGGAGGACAAAGCGGAATACCTGGTTGTAAATCTTCGGATTTATCTAAGATTTTAGCTCCCGCGGCGGTTAGTACACCTGCCTGCTCGCCTGAAATATAAACTTTAGGGAGAATTCCTTCTAGCTTCCAATCGTAACCTTTGGCTGCAATGAGTTCATCGAACTGCTTAACCATCGATTCGTTATAATCATGTGTAGTCTCATCAATTGGGAATATGCCCGAAGCATCCCCGACGCCAATAGCCTTATTGCCAGTCAGCAGCCAGTGAATATATCCAGCTAACGTCGTCATAAAATCAATCTGAGGGACATGTTGCTCTTCGTTCAATATAGCTTGATACAGGTGAGCAATACTCCATCGCTCAGGAATGTTGAATTGGAATTTATCAGTTAAAACTTTTGCTGCGGCACTGGTTGTCGCATTCCGCCAAGTCCGGAACGGAACAAGCAACTCGCCCTTGCTGTCAAAAGCCATATAGCCGTGCATCATTGCAGAGAATCCTATAGAACCAACGGTACGAAGGGTAATCCCATATTTTCGTTCAACCTCTTGCTTCATTTCACTATAAGCCTCTTGCAGACCCGTAATAATACTCTCTAAGTTGTACGTCCAATAACCGTCCACCAAGAGATTTTCCCACTCATAGCTTCCAGATGCGATGGTTTCAAAATGATGATCAATCAGCACTGCCTTGATACGTGTGGATCCAAATTCGATACCAAGTGAGGTTTCTCCCTTAGTAATCGCTTGTTTAATGTCTTGATCCATGCTCACGTTACTCCTCTCTCTGAACAACTGTTATAATCGCAATAATTGAAAGAAGGCGCTTTCTTTAATTTACAACCTTAGTATATTTTTTGTTCGTACATTTGTCAACGTGAATACATAGTTATACCTACAAATATTCTCATGAACCCATTATTAGTGCTACAGCGAGCCGTTGACCGAGGAGAGGTGTCAGACGATTGCTGAGATTGTGGACGAAGTATTCTTGCCACTTGTGTTAAAGCGGTGATTAGCAATTCCGCCCTTTGAAAAGCATATTATACAAATGCCTACCATTGTTTTTTAATGTTTTTTCAGTTTTTGATAATAGGAATTTGTATTTATGAATGTAGGTTGAGCAAGATAAAATCTGCTCAACCTTTTTTCGCCTTTTAGGTTTATTAGGTGTGTGACAATAACGTAATATGGGCTTCAAGCAGCTTCTGATATAAAACATCGTTGGCAAACCCAGGACCGCATCTCCTTCGGGTACAACTTGCCCCACTTGGCCTTTAGTATTTATACATGTTAGGCTATCGATTATAATAGTTCATAATTATGCTAAGATATGTACATACAAATATTATGGGTAGGTAAATTAGTATTAGGACAACCAGGAAAGAAGGAATAAAGTGAAACCAAAGTATCAGGTCATCCTTGAGGATATAAAGAGCAACATTCTATCAGGAGCATACAGCGTAGGAGAACAAATTCCAACGGAATCGGCTTTGCAGGATATGTATAAAGTTAGCCGCCAGACGGTACGTAAGGCAATTTTAGAACTATCCAACGAGGGTTTTTTAAGAAGTGAAAAAGGATCGGGCACTTATGTCAGTAACCAATTTCGATCAAAAAACGGCGGGAATTCCAGTAATAAAACCATCGGAGTCATCACAACCTACATTTCCGATTACATCTTCCCTTCTATTATTCGCGGGATTGAAGCCAGATTAAATGAAGATAATTATTCATTGCTATTAGCTAGTACAAATAATGATGTCGCACAGGAAAAGAAAGCTTTGGAGATGATGTTGTCCTTTGGTGTGGATGGCTTGATTATTGAGCCTACGAAGAGCAATCTATATAATCCCAATATCTCTTACTATCTGACGTTCAAGGAGCAGGATGTTCCGTTCATCATGATTAATGCTTATTATGAAGAGTTGGAGGTTCCATTCTTTTGTCTCGATGACGTACAATCCAGCTATCTGGCAACAAAAGAATTGATTGCTAACGGACACACACACATTGGTATTATTGCCAAAATGGACGATTTACAAGGGAAGCATCGAATGAAGGGCTATATCAAGGCGCTTGGAGAAGCCAAATTACGGTTTTACCCAGAGCAAGTGCTCTCATTCTATACAGAGACGAAGCAAGACCTGTCCACCAACTTAAAAAAATTCCTAACCGAACAAAGAGACGGGTTATCCGCAATTGTCTGCTATAACGACGAGGTAGGATTAGAAGTTGTACATGTATGCAGACAACTTGGTATATCTGTTCCTGAAGACATATCCATTATTGGTCAAGATAATTCCTATATTTCCAAGAATGCAAACATCAAACTAACGACATTAACACACCCACAGGAACAAATGGGACGTGATGCCGCCGATTGGGTTATCAAGAAACTGCAAGGGAAGAAAGATCTACGCAACCACACCTATTATCAACCTGTGTTAATTGAAGGAGAGACGGTAAAGAAGAAACTGAAGTGAAGGGGTCCAACATTCATTGTGAACAATCAAATGGACACACCCAAAAACGATATTACCATTGAACACTAGGCACCTAGTGCCTAATTGTCATATGACACTTTGAAGTGACTGGTATGGGTCGGTGACGAAATGTAACTTGTTGGTATGACAAGTCCTTTGCCATACTTGGTTTTGCCGGACGCTATGAGGCAAAAATACATTTCAAGGAGAAATCATTCATGAAAAAAATGATTCACACCAATCTCGTGGTTCTACTGTTATCTGCTACGATAACTACCGCCTGTATGGCACCCAACGGCGCGTCAGTTGTCGCACCCGTTAACGCACCAGTTGCATCTGAAAAGGCTAGCTTGGAGGGGCCGCGAAATGCCAAGGAACTAGAAGCTTTTGCAGATGGTGTTTTTGCGGACAAGATGAAGAAGTTTAATACAGTTGGTTCTAACTTTGTGGTCGTCACGGGTGGGAAAGTGTTGCTAAGCAAAGGTTACGGTTATGCCGACAGGGAAAAAAGAATTCCTGTTGATAAAAATACCGTTTTCCAAATCGGCTCTGTTACAAAGTCATTCACTGCATTGGCAGCTATGCAGTTGGTCGATAAGGGGAAAATGGATTTAAAACACGATATCCAAGAGTATTTAGGAGGAATAAAGGTTCCGAATAAAACAGGAAAAAAACTGACGATGTTTGATCTACTTACATATTCAAGTGGATTTGATGAACCAGATATTCTCATGGAAATGCATCCAGAATACGCGGACAAATATTTTCCAATGAAGAAGTACATTGCATCAAATATGCCAACTGTTGTCAGGCCTCCAGGAGAAGCGTACACTTATGACAATTTTGGTTTCATGCTAGCCGGATATGCAGTAGCAAACGTAACGGGCATGTCATATTCCCGATATATGGAAAAGAATATTTTCAAACCGTTAGGCATGACTTCGACGAGTGTGCGGTTTACCCCCCAATTGTTAAGCAGAATGGCTGCTCACTATGGACCAACAGGTGAATTGATACCCTTGGACGGGTTTAAACCAACGGAAAAACCTGAAGGCGGTATGGTTTCAACAGCAGATGACATGGCGAAGTACCTCATGATGCACCTGAACAAAGGCAAGTACAAAGGTAAAGAAGTGGTGAGTCCAAAGAGCATAGAGCAAATGCACACGTACCAATTATTCCCTGACAAGGAGTTCCCGGTTACAACAATTGGATTCGAAGGCTACTTTAAAGAGAAGATGAATAATCAGCATGTGATTCTAAAAGGAGGAAATGTTACAGGGCATTCTTCCTTGGTTGTTATTCTGCCTGAGAAGAATACAGCGATGTATATGTCCTACAATAACGACTCCATGATGAGTCTTGACGTGTATGAAGAATTTATGAATCATTATTATCCGAGAAAATCAGAAGTTCCAAAGTCAACCTACGCGGCAATAAGTGAGCAGCAGGCCCAAAACTACGTGGGATTATACCAAAATACGCGTATCGCTGCCTTAAGGACGAAGGTTTCGTATTCGGACGGGAAATTAATAATGGAGACAGGAACATCAGGCAAACATACACTAAAAATGATCCACCCTTTATTATTTGAAGATGAATCAGGTAATAAATTGACGTTTAATAAAAATGAAGCAGGCCATATTGCATATTTGTATTACATGCAGCTCCCAGACCTCGTTGCTTATGCGCAAAAAATAAACATTGATTCACCATTTTCTGATGTACCTGCGGACAGTAAATATATTTCATATATAAACAATCTTAATGCTTTGAAAGTTATGAGCGGAAAGTCAGCCAACCTCTTCGATCCGAAAGGAACGATGACTCAGGGAGAATTCTCAGAAGTGCTGCTGCGCGCCCATGGGTGGTATAAACAACCCTTCATGATTGAACCGAATAAGAAGCAGATGATGGCCGGACTACGTAATTATCAGCCTAATTCTCCTATCACTAGACAAATGGCGGCGGTAATGATCGAGAACCTGAAACAGGTTGAGCCTGGAACTAAGGTTAAATTGAGTGGCGAAACGGATGCTTGGGCAGTTAAAGCAGTCACAGCTCTTGTTTCCCAAGGTATCATGGACCCGGATACCAAGATCAACTCAGACGGCTCCATAAACTTCCGCTCGAAACAGCTTTTGAAGCGTCAAGAAGCCAGTGCCTTGTTAGATCAAGCATTTAATTACTATACGTTGCCAATCAGTCACTAATTCAAAAGGTTAACCAGAAAAAGTAAGATAATGATACTTTATATAAGGTTTCCTGAACCCCCGATCAAACTGGGGGTTTTCTTGTACAATAAGAAACAAGCGGCTGCTGATGCTGCCGCTTGTTTCTTAGTTTTCTCCATATCCAACGGAAATCCGCATACAGCCGTAAGGTTTATTCCAGAAGCCCTGCCTCCCGGGCTTTTTGCACCGCTTCCTCCCGGTTGCGAACCCCCAGCTTCAGATAGACCGATGACGCATAGTTTCTAACCGTACCATCAGATAAATACAATTTGGAGGCAATGGTTTTATATCGCAGTCCTTTCGACACGGACTGTAAAATTTCAAGCTCCCGTGGAGTTAAGTCATAGGTCGCGGCCACTTTGGTTGTCGACGGATCTTCCCCACTCTTGTCTGCTTCCAGCTGTGCAAACAATTTGTGCGACATCTCCTGATCGATCAGCGTGCCTCCGCGATAGACCGTGCGTATTGTTTCGGCGAGTTCTACCGGCTTCATCGACTTCAATAAGTATCCGTCCGCTCCGCTTCGCAGCGCTTCCAGAGCCTGTCCAGTATCTTCGAACGTGGTGAGAATCAAGATGCGGATGTGGGGCCACGTTTGTTTTATGGTACGGGATGCGGAGATTCCGTCCAGGTTCGGCATGTCCAAATCCATGAGCACCAGCTGAGGCTGAACCTGCCTGCACAGTTCGATGGCTTGCTCGCCATCTTCTGCCACCCCTACGACTTGCAAATCTTGCTGCTCCTCCAGAAGAGTCCGCAGACTTTCACGGATAAAAGGCTGGTCATCGACGACCAACAGACGGATGACTTCATCCTTAAGCTCCGTTTGCCGTGGTAGGGTGCAGGTAACGAGGGTGCCTTCGCCCGGTTGGGTATAGACGCCAACATGACCTTGCAAATTCATTGCTCGCTCTTTCATGGCGTTCAACCCGAAGCCATCTCGTCCATGTTCCATCCCGCGGCCGTTATCCTGAATTTCGAGCCTCGTCTGCTGAGGCTCGAATTGCACCAAAACCGTAATCTCCGTCGAGTGTCCATGACGCACGGCATTCGTCAATGATTCTTGCAAGCAGCGATACAGCGCTATCTTCGCTTGCTTCGTTACAGGGTATTCCTCCCCGAAGGCCTGGAAACGAACCGACACCTTAGCATGCTCTTGAAACTCCTCTGCCAGCTTCCGCAAAGACTGAAGCAGTGGGAGTTCTTCATGCGGCGATTCGATTTGATGCACATAGCCTCTCACTTCGTCCATATTCTGGCGGGCCAGGTTCAATAGGGAATCGAGCCGTTTCGTTCCTGTATCCGTCTCTAGCTCAGGGCGCAAGGTTTCCAATCCCATAATGAGGGAAGTGTAGGCATGACCGACAGTATCATGAAGCTCTTTGGAGAGCCGATTCCGCTCTTCGGCCAGCGTGATGTGCTCGATTTGGGACAAGTACTGCTCCAGCACCGCATTTTGCTCGCGTATAATTTCGCTTTGACGATGATTGACCATCAATAAATGGAAGGAAAATCCGAATGCATAAGCCGTCCCGAATTGAATGGTCATAACCCAAAAATCAGTCTGCTCTACAAGCAGCTTAATTATAGCGGGTAGGAGCAATACCGATAAAGGACCTGACCAAAGATATGTTCTTTGTTTGCTGTTAGCGGCAATTAAAAATGGATACAACAGGAATGTGAGGTAGGCTTCCGGAAAAAACGAAGCTAAATACAAGCACAGCCCGCCCGGGATCACAATCTCGGTAAGCAGGTAGTATCTATAATTAAGCTGCAAGCACAGCCAGGGAACGGAAAAAGCAATAAGCTGCCAAAACACAAGAACCCCAAGCGGCAGCGTGAAATGAGACTGCCGCTCTATGATAGTGAGCAGGAGAGAAGTACTGCAAATCAAGCGAATCATAAGCATGAACCAGTCGTACCAGAACCACTGCTTTACCATATCGAACAAAACCATCAACCCCTAAGAACTATCAGTATGACATTACGTAACTATTATAGAGCAGAACATCATCCAACAATACTTTTAAATCCAGACCGGGACATTTCGGTTAACGGTTCACACTCTTGATCATAAGACGGGTGTAGCCGCCTAGCATACGCGTCAAGCTGTTCGCAAGCCTATAGCTCACCATAGTGAATACGACTCCTGAGGCCGAAACCAGCATGGATTTTATCACAGTATCTACAAGCAAACCCATAAAATAATAATTAAATAACGGAAAGAGGAGCGGGGTCGCAATCATCGCGAGTGGAGTTATATAAAGCAAGGCCGCACTAATGAGGCTAAAAATCCCCACCGGGAGCTTCAGCATCAGCCAGCCGATAGCGATCCAGTTGCGCCGATTTAGCAGCTCCTTCCTTGCTTGAAGCCAGATAGAGGCATCGGTGTTTATTGGTCTAACGTAAAGCTCTGTGGTAATATCCGTATAGATCTTGGTCTGTGTGCGTTCAAATTGCAGGAAGACGTATGTAGTTCGCAAAATGCGAGTAATCAGAGGAACGCCCGCGACGGTAAACGAAAGACTCAAGCCTAATGTAAGAGCGACCAGATAAAAGCAAAAGTAAAACAATCCGGTAGCGAAAGTAAGCAGTAGGAAATAGCCATTTTGAATAAAGCTGACGACGGTTTTTGTCATCAAAGAGCCCACATCCTTTACAAGTAGTAGTCGTATCCTACGGCTCTTGATGTCAAATCTACCAGTGCCATAATGTCATATGACACAAGGCGAAAGCGGTCTGCAAACCTAATGAGGAAAAACAACTGGTTCTTCGCCATTTTTTAAATATCGCATAGTAATGGTAATCGTCTTTGCAGAGTCAAGCGGCTTTTGATCCAATCCCCTCTGCGATGCATGAGAAGACACAAAACATGGTTTCCGGTAAGGAGGGCTGATTTCTGCCTAAAATTTTATCTTTGAGAATCAAGAATAAACATAGATGCATCTTGTCCCATGAATATTTTACTTCCGTTAAAAAAAGTTTTCGACTGAATATCTCTATATCCTATTTTAGTCATAATGTCAGTCAGCTCTTCTTGATTAAATCCGTTATGAACTATATCTGAAACTACTTTTTCATTTTTATTAAAATCTACGATTAGTAAATGTCCTCCTTCATTTAGAACATCAAATAGCCTTGATAAAACAAATTCAACATCATGAATATGGAGTAGAACCTGAGCCATAAAAATATAGTCCGCATGTAAATCCGTTAGACCTTCCTTTTCAAAATCAAAACATAATGTATCTGCATTCTGAATATGAAGATCAGTAATTTTTTGCTTTATTTGATTAATCATGTTTTGTGAAGTATCCAGAAAAAGCATAGAATTAAAATCATTTAACAAGCTCATTCCGACAAGACCCGTTCCACACCCAAAATCAATAGCATTCTTACTATTAGCGTCAACCACATATTCACGAATGGCATCAGATGATACCTTTGCAATTTGAATTCTTTCAGAAGTGTCATATATATTAGCTATCATTTCAAACTTATCCGTATTTCCCATGATTACCTCTCCAATCCGATTAATAAAATCCTGAATACAACAATATAGAATGATATTCTATCGAAGCATTAGCATTTAGTCCACATTCTTATTAGTAAGCTCTTAGTCTTGGTTCGTTTCTGTACAATTTTGCTTCAACATTTTCGCCCTTATTTGTGATATGGTTCACCACCCTACCTGTAACGGCAAGTTTAAAGACCACCCCACTAAAAGGATGGCCTTTAGGACTGCTAATCTATTCTAATTGCCTCGATATAAAGCTCGATTCTCACTTCATTGCCGACAACAACCCCACCTTTTTCCAGAGGCGAGTTGAATGTCAAGCCAAATTCATTGCGTTCGATACTGGCTGTTGAATGAAATCCTACACGTTCCCGGCCGCGAGGGTCCTTGTTAAGTCCTTCAAAAACGGTATGAAAAATGATGGGTTTGGTTACTCCATGCAGAGTTAGATTGCCCGTAAGCTCATATTGCCTTTCGCCAGCAAGGACGCAGCTGGTGCTTTGAAACGTAATGGTTGGATACTTGGCTGCATGAAGGAAGTCGTCGCTCTTCAGGTGTTCATCTCGTTGCGATTGGCGAGTTGTGATACTATTTGCATCTATGGAAGCCTGAATACCCATGGTTGTTAAATCGTTGGGGTCAAAACTCAAGATCGCTTGGAAATGCTCGAATACTCCTTTAATTCTACTAATCATTAAATGCGTCACCGAAAACTCGACGGAACTGTGGTCCGGATCCACTTCCCAATTGATATTGCTCATAAATAAATTCCACCTCTATGATAAGATTTTGAGAAAGGTCGCCCCATCTCCAAACACTGCGCTATTCGCATACTCCTAATGTACAAAAAAGCTACTGACAACGGTATGTCAGTAGCCTTTTTTCATTTTTTTGGTTTCCTCGTAAATCCGATTTCGGAATGTTCAGGCTCCGCCACGTCAAAATTAAATCGAAGGTGAGCTGGATAATTCATGTACACCCTCTTCACCATTCGTCTTTGTCGAAATAATCATCTGGAAAATGTAGCTCTCGCAAACAACCGATAAATTTTTCTCTGAAATTCGGATTGCTTTTGTATTGCGGCCATACCTCCTTATAGTAAGGCAGCAACTTCTCATGTGGAATAATGCCCCAGTATAAAATCAAGTTATTCAGAACCTGCGGGCCGCCCCCCATCAACATCTGTTCAATGATCTGCCAGCTTCCCAGCTTGTTTTCGCAACTGCGCGCGGCATAGATGGCAGTGGTTTGCATTTTCGGGTCAGCATGGCACAAGAAAGGCGCAAAGTTCTGGAGAGTAATCGCGCCATAATCCTCCAAGATATACCCTGCATAACGCAACGTTTCCGGGTCGTGAATCCTGTCAAGCCTTTGCAAGATCACTGGAATAAAATCCGTTAAATTCACAGTTTTTCTGAAAGTATGTAGAATCTGTAAAGCTTGCAGAAAACCCTCATGCCCATCCGATTGCAACAGCTCCAGAAGGTATTTTCTACCCGCGTCAAAAGAAGTTTTGCAGATGAGCCAAATGGCTGTAGTCCGATTTTTTAGGCTTTGCTCCGCAGTATTTTTCAAAAAACCAAGGGTTGGCTGAGAGACTTTCTTAAACTTGAACATTCCATTAAGCGCTTTGGCTTGGATTTCTCCATTTGGAGCGCTCTGATAAGTCTGGATCAGCGCATTCTCATCACCCGGCATTCGACTACCAAACCACCCGATATCATAATCCAGAATAATTTCATCCAGCCAGCGCTCGTACCAGTCCAGAAAGCTGTCTTCATAGACAAAGAAAAAAGGATGATCGGGATGGAAATCGGAGGTGTACACAATTCTCCCCCTGTATTTCCCTTCAAGTACGAGATACATGTCGTATTCGCAGCCTTGGGTGCCTATGCACAACATGCCGCCCAGCACCTTATTACAGGTGGCGTCGTATTCCTCATCGGGAATGTCCTCGTCCTTGGTCAGGGGCTCAATCAGATGGTTCCATTCCTCTTTGGTCATCCCGGGATGCAGAACGGATTTTGCAAGGAGTGCCTGGCGCTCGGTGTAGGAAGTTGCCTTTCCAATCGGATAAATTCCATAATAGGGTCCGGCGCCTCCGTTGCCCACTTTCGTTAAAAACTGCGCGTAGGGCTCAGGAAGGGTAACCTGATTGTGGGCTTGCCAGTCCGCCAGCTCTTTTGCTGTAAGCTTCTCTTTAACCCTATATTGATGTGCGGATGCTCCAAACACCGAGAAATCCGCGTCTTTGCGCATAGCTTGACTCAGTTTGTTTTTTATTCGATCCAGTTGCGTTTCTTTCTTCCTAAACCACATATTGAACCCTCCTGTTGACCATAGCCAGGTTTCCTTTGTTTGCTTATCCAGCAATTTTATTATTTTTTCTATGGGTCGTACCTCTTTAAAATGATATGTATCTAGAGCA
This window contains:
- a CDS encoding GntR family transcriptional regulator gives rise to the protein MKPKYQVILEDIKSNILSGAYSVGEQIPTESALQDMYKVSRQTVRKAILELSNEGFLRSEKGSGTYVSNQFRSKNGGNSSNKTIGVITTYISDYIFPSIIRGIEARLNEDNYSLLLASTNNDVAQEKKALEMMLSFGVDGLIIEPTKSNLYNPNISYYLTFKEQDVPFIMINAYYEELEVPFFCLDDVQSSYLATKELIANGHTHIGIIAKMDDLQGKHRMKGYIKALGEAKLRFYPEQVLSFYTETKQDLSTNLKKFLTEQRDGLSAIVCYNDEVGLEVVHVCRQLGISVPEDISIIGQDNSYISKNANIKLTTLTHPQEQMGRDAADWVIKKLQGKKDLRNHTYYQPVLIEGETVKKKLK
- a CDS encoding class I SAM-dependent methyltransferase, whose product is MGNTDKFEMIANIYDTSERIQIAKVSSDAIREYVVDANSKNAIDFGCGTGLVGMSLLNDFNSMLFLDTSQNMINQIKQKITDLHIQNADTLCFDFEKEGLTDLHADYIFMAQVLLHIHDVEFVLSRLFDVLNEGGHLLIVDFNKNEKVVSDIVHNGFNQEELTDIMTKIGYRDIQSKTFFNGSKIFMGQDASMFILDSQR
- a CDS encoding sensor domain-containing protein yields the protein MTKTVVSFIQNGYFLLLTFATGLFYFCFYLVALTLGLSLSFTVAGVPLITRILRTTYVFLQFERTQTKIYTDITTELYVRPINTDASIWLQARKELLNRRNWIAIGWLMLKLPVGIFSLISAALLYITPLAMIATPLLFPLFNYYFMGLLVDTVIKSMLVSASGVVFTMVSYRLANSLTRMLGGYTRLMIKSVNR
- a CDS encoding YceI family protein, which encodes MSNINWEVDPDHSSVEFSVTHLMISRIKGVFEHFQAILSFDPNDLTTMGIQASIDANSITTRQSQRDEHLKSDDFLHAAKYPTITFQSTSCVLAGERQYELTGNLTLHGVTKPIIFHTVFEGLNKDPRGRERVGFHSTASIERNEFGLTFNSPLEKGGVVVGNEVRIELYIEAIRID
- a CDS encoding hybrid sensor histidine kinase/response regulator transcription factor — encoded protein: MFDMVKQWFWYDWFMLMIRLICSTSLLLTIIERQSHFTLPLGVLVFWQLIAFSVPWLCLQLNYRYYLLTEIVIPGGLCLYLASFFPEAYLTFLLYPFLIAANSKQRTYLWSGPLSVLLLPAIIKLLVEQTDFWVMTIQFGTAYAFGFSFHLLMVNHRQSEIIREQNAVLEQYLSQIEHITLAEERNRLSKELHDTVGHAYTSLIMGLETLRPELETDTGTKRLDSLLNLARQNMDEVRGYVHQIESPHEELPLLQSLRKLAEEFQEHAKVSVRFQAFGEEYPVTKQAKIALYRCLQESLTNAVRHGHSTEITVLVQFEPQQTRLEIQDNGRGMEHGRDGFGLNAMKERAMNLQGHVGVYTQPGEGTLVTCTLPRQTELKDEVIRLLVVDDQPFIRESLRTLLEEQQDLQVVGVAEDGEQAIELCRQVQPQLVLMDLDMPNLDGISASRTIKQTWPHIRILILTTFEDTGQALEALRSGADGYLLKSMKPVELAETIRTVYRGGTLIDQEMSHKLFAQLEADKSGEDPSTTKVAATYDLTPRELEILQSVSKGLRYKTIASKLYLSDGTVRNYASSVYLKLGVRNREEAVQKAREAGLLE
- a CDS encoding SMI1/KNR4 family protein, producing MWFRKKETQLDRIKNKLSQAMRKDADFSVFGASAHQYRVKEKLTAKELADWQAHNQVTLPEPYAQFLTKVGNGGAGPYYGIYPIGKATSYTERQALLAKSVLHPGMTKEEWNHLIEPLTKDEDIPDEEYDATCNKVLGGMLCIGTQGCEYDMYLVLEGKYRGRIVYTSDFHPDHPFFFVYEDSFLDWYERWLDEIILDYDIGWFGSRMPGDENALIQTYQSAPNGEIQAKALNGMFKFKKVSQPTLGFLKNTAEQSLKNRTTAIWLICKTSFDAGRKYLLELLQSDGHEGFLQALQILHTFRKTVNLTDFIPVILQRLDRIHDPETLRYAGYILEDYGAITLQNFAPFLCHADPKMQTTAIYAARSCENKLGSWQIIEQMLMGGGPQVLNNLILYWGIIPHEKLLPYYKEVWPQYKSNPNFREKFIGCLRELHFPDDYFDKDEW
- a CDS encoding serine hydrolase, giving the protein MKKMIHTNLVVLLLSATITTACMAPNGASVVAPVNAPVASEKASLEGPRNAKELEAFADGVFADKMKKFNTVGSNFVVVTGGKVLLSKGYGYADREKRIPVDKNTVFQIGSVTKSFTALAAMQLVDKGKMDLKHDIQEYLGGIKVPNKTGKKLTMFDLLTYSSGFDEPDILMEMHPEYADKYFPMKKYIASNMPTVVRPPGEAYTYDNFGFMLAGYAVANVTGMSYSRYMEKNIFKPLGMTSTSVRFTPQLLSRMAAHYGPTGELIPLDGFKPTEKPEGGMVSTADDMAKYLMMHLNKGKYKGKEVVSPKSIEQMHTYQLFPDKEFPVTTIGFEGYFKEKMNNQHVILKGGNVTGHSSLVVILPEKNTAMYMSYNNDSMMSLDVYEEFMNHYYPRKSEVPKSTYAAISEQQAQNYVGLYQNTRIAALRTKVSYSDGKLIMETGTSGKHTLKMIHPLLFEDESGNKLTFNKNEAGHIAYLYYMQLPDLVAYAQKINIDSPFSDVPADSKYISYINNLNALKVMSGKSANLFDPKGTMTQGEFSEVLLRAHGWYKQPFMIEPNKKQMMAGLRNYQPNSPITRQMAAVMIENLKQVEPGTKVKLSGETDAWAVKAVTALVSQGIMDPDTKINSDGSINFRSKQLLKRQEASALLDQAFNYYTLPISH
- a CDS encoding xylulokinase → MDQDIKQAITKGETSLGIEFGSTRIKAVLIDHHFETIASGSYEWENLLVDGYWTYNLESIITGLQEAYSEMKQEVERKYGITLRTVGSIGFSAMMHGYMAFDSKGELLVPFRTWRNATTSAAAKVLTDKFQFNIPERWSIAHLYQAILNEEQHVPQIDFMTTLAGYIHWLLTGNKAIGVGDASGIFPIDETTHDYNESMVKQFDELIAAKGYDWKLEGILPKVYISGEQAGVLTAAGAKILDKSEDLQPGIPLCPPEGDAGTGMVATNSVRKRTGNVSVGTSVFAMLVLEKDLSAVYPEIDLVTTPNGNPVGMVHANNCSSDINAWLGLFREFSEAMGQKADPNQLFSVLLNKALEADPDGGGLLSYGYLSGENITGIEKGRPLFVRSPESHFNLANFMRTHLFTAFAALKIGMDILTKKENVAIDSILAHGGLFKTPIVGQKIVAAAMNVPVSVMSTAGEGGAWGIAILASYMMNKDQQESLEDFLDQKVFRDAEGQEISPDSSDVKGFEAFMERYTQGLAIEQAAVDNLVENWRN